A stretch of Flavobacterium sp. N1994 DNA encodes these proteins:
- the rbfA gene encoding 30S ribosome-binding factor RbfA — protein sequence METNRQKKIGSVLQKDLVDILQGEIRKNGLTNLVISVSKVSVTTDLGVARVYLSVFPQEKAAEILAAVKSNMPLIKHDLSQRVKLQLRKVPNLAFYIDDSLDYIEKIDNALAGKENPIENRDLLDKRKKF from the coding sequence ATGGAAACGAACAGACAGAAAAAAATTGGCAGTGTATTGCAAAAGGATTTAGTAGATATTCTTCAAGGAGAAATACGCAAAAACGGATTGACAAACTTGGTAATTTCCGTTTCTAAAGTGAGTGTTACTACTGATTTGGGTGTGGCTCGCGTTTATTTGAGTGTCTTTCCACAAGAAAAAGCTGCCGAAATTTTAGCCGCAGTTAAATCGAATATGCCCTTGATTAAGCACGATTTATCTCAACGTGTTAAATTGCAATTGCGTAAAGTGCCGAATTTAGCTTTCTATATTGATGACTCTTTGGATTATATAGAAAAGATTGATAATGCCTTAGCAGGTAAAGAAAACCCAATTGAGAATCGTGACCTTTTAGACAAACGCAAGAAATTTTAA
- a CDS encoding ABC transporter permease, whose amino-acid sequence MNFPLYIAKRYLFSKSKNNAINIITGIASVGIIVGAMALFVVLSVFSGLRDFSLSFSNDFDPDLKINPVSGKTFFISPNQEKEIKNTVGIASYSKVVEERALFFFKGKELVTYLKGVDSNFTKTNVVVKNIYNGQWLKPNSYQVVVGYGIADKLSMGLFDFNNPFEVYVPRKGKGVIESEAEAFYKSDLIPIGIYAISEDLDSKYVFADLSLAQELLELKPNQLSGIEIKLKPNSDESQIISKLNTIFQNKVEVKTRAQLNATLYKMLNTENIAVYLIFTLVIIIALFNLIGALIMMVLDKKSNLKTLFNLGSEIKDLKKIFLLQGSLLTVIGGVIGLFLGIIIVLLQQHYKLVMITPSLAYPVVFSIQNVLIVFGTIVTLGFISSWIASSRVTKKLLD is encoded by the coding sequence TTGAACTTCCCGCTTTATATAGCCAAACGATACCTTTTTAGCAAAAGTAAAAACAATGCTATCAATATTATTACGGGTATTGCTTCGGTTGGTATAATTGTTGGCGCCATGGCTTTGTTTGTGGTATTGTCCGTTTTTAGCGGCTTACGTGATTTTAGTTTGTCTTTCTCTAATGACTTTGATCCCGATTTAAAAATCAATCCTGTATCTGGAAAAACATTCTTCATCTCTCCTAATCAGGAAAAAGAAATCAAAAATACAGTTGGTATTGCTTCCTACAGTAAAGTTGTTGAAGAACGTGCACTTTTCTTTTTTAAAGGAAAAGAATTGGTTACTTATTTAAAAGGTGTCGATAGTAATTTCACTAAAACTAATGTGGTTGTAAAGAATATTTACAATGGCCAATGGTTGAAACCCAATAGTTATCAGGTTGTTGTAGGCTATGGGATTGCAGATAAATTATCCATGGGTCTTTTTGACTTTAACAATCCTTTCGAAGTATATGTTCCTAGAAAAGGCAAAGGTGTTATTGAAAGTGAAGCGGAAGCTTTTTATAAATCAGATTTGATTCCGATTGGGATTTATGCCATCAGTGAGGATTTGGATAGTAAATATGTGTTTGCAGACTTATCATTGGCACAAGAATTACTAGAACTGAAACCTAATCAACTTTCTGGTATCGAAATTAAGTTAAAACCTAATTCAGATGAATCCCAAATCATTTCGAAACTGAATACTATTTTCCAAAATAAAGTTGAAGTTAAAACACGAGCCCAATTAAATGCTACGCTTTATAAGATGTTGAACACTGAGAATATTGCTGTGTATTTAATTTTTACTTTGGTGATTATCATTGCGCTTTTCAACTTAATTGGCGCTTTGATTATGATGGTTTTGGATAAAAAAAGCAATTTAAAAACGCTGTTCAATTTAGGTTCTGAAATCAAAGATTTAAAGAAAATATTCCTTTTACAAGGTAGTTTATTGACCGTAATTGGTGGAGTTATTGGGTTGTTTTTGGGAATAATCATCGTGTTACTACAACAACATTACAAACTAGTTATGATTACGCCATCATTAGCTTATCCGGTTGTTTTTAGTATTCAGAATGTGTTGATAGTTTTCGGAACGATAGTAACACTTGGCTTTATTTCTAGCTGGATTGCTAGTTCTAGAGTGACCAAAAAACTGTTGGATTAA
- the dusB gene encoding tRNA dihydrouridine synthase DusB: MPKIGNIILPDFPLLLAPMEDVSDPPFRRLCKLHGADLMYSEFISSEGLIRDAMKSRMKLDIFDYERPVGIQIFGGDEEAMEMSSRIVDAVQPDLVDINFGCPVKKVVCKGAGAGVLKDVDLMVRLTKAVIKGTNLPVTVKTRLGWDENSINVDEVAERLQDIGVQALTVHARTRAQMYKGHSDWSHIARVKNNPRITMPIFGNGDIDSPEKALEYKNKFGLDGMMIGRAAIGYPWIFNEIKHYFKTGEHLPAPTMLDRVEAARNHLTWSMDWKGERVGIVEMRRHYTNYFKNVHSFKEYKQRLVTTDDAEGLFKILNEIQEVYADYQFV; encoded by the coding sequence ATGCCCAAAATAGGCAACATCATATTACCGGATTTTCCTTTGTTACTTGCACCTATGGAAGACGTGAGCGATCCGCCATTTCGTAGACTGTGTAAATTACATGGTGCTGACTTGATGTACTCGGAATTTATTTCATCAGAAGGACTAATTCGCGATGCGATGAAAAGCCGAATGAAGTTGGATATTTTCGATTACGAAAGGCCTGTCGGAATTCAAATTTTTGGTGGTGATGAAGAAGCAATGGAGATGTCTTCTCGAATAGTTGATGCCGTTCAGCCTGACTTAGTTGATATTAATTTTGGTTGCCCCGTAAAAAAAGTGGTTTGTAAAGGAGCCGGCGCTGGAGTTTTGAAAGATGTAGATTTGATGGTTCGATTGACCAAAGCCGTTATCAAAGGAACTAATCTTCCAGTAACTGTAAAAACGCGATTGGGTTGGGATGAAAATTCCATCAATGTTGATGAGGTTGCCGAAAGATTACAAGATATAGGAGTACAAGCGTTAACCGTTCATGCTAGAACTCGCGCCCAAATGTATAAAGGTCATTCGGATTGGTCACACATTGCCCGAGTAAAAAATAATCCCAGAATTACAATGCCTATTTTTGGAAACGGAGATATTGATTCTCCAGAAAAAGCATTGGAATACAAGAATAAATTCGGTTTAGACGGAATGATGATTGGTCGTGCTGCCATTGGCTATCCGTGGATTTTTAACGAAATCAAACATTACTTCAAAACGGGGGAACATTTACCTGCACCTACAATGCTTGACCGAGTGGAAGCGGCAAGAAATCATTTAACTTGGTCAATGGATTGGAAAGGAGAACGTGTTGGAATTGTAGAAATGCGCCGTCATTATACCAATTATTTCAAAAATGTGCATTCCTTTAAAGAATACAAACAAAGATTAGTAACCACGGATGACGCAGAAGGGTTATTCAAAATTTTGAATGAAATTCAAGAAGTGTACGCAGATTATCAGTTTGTTTAA
- the lepA gene encoding translation elongation factor 4, with protein sequence MKHIRNFCIIAHIDHGKSTLADRLLGATQTVTAREEKAQLLDNMDLERERGITIKSHAIQMEYKYKGEDYILNLIDTPGHVDFSYEVSRSIAACEGALLIVDAAQSIQAQTISNLYLALENDLEIIPVLNKVDLPSANPEEVSDDIIDLLGCKLEDIIHASGKTGFGVENILAAIIEKIPAPKGNKDEPLQALIFDSHYNPFRGIEVIFRVKNGEIRKGQKIKFMATGNEYFADEVGTLKLNQVPKNVISTGDVGYLISGIKEAKEVKVGDTLTDAKTPTTNMITGFEDVKPMVFAGIYPVDTEDYEDLRASMEKLQLNDASLVFTPESSAALGFGFRCGFLGMLHLEIIQERLEREYDMTVITTVPNVSYLAYTKKDPEVGFVVNNPSDLPEPSRLDRVEEPFIKATIITKSDYVGNVMSLCIEKRGVITNQTYLTTERVELNFDMPLAEIVFDFYDRLKTVSKGYASFDYSPIGMRASKLVKLDVLLNAQSVDALSALIHESNAYNIGKKMCEKLRELIPRQQFDIPIQAAIGAKIIARETIKALRKDVTAKCYGGDISRKRKLLEKQKKGKKRMRLVGNVEIPQEAFMAVLKLND encoded by the coding sequence ATGAAACATATTAGAAATTTTTGCATTATTGCACACATTGACCACGGAAAAAGTACGCTTGCGGACCGACTTCTAGGGGCTACTCAAACTGTTACGGCTCGAGAAGAAAAAGCTCAGTTGTTAGACAACATGGACTTAGAGCGTGAGCGTGGTATTACGATTAAGAGTCACGCTATTCAAATGGAATACAAATATAAAGGGGAAGATTATATCCTAAACCTTATTGATACTCCTGGACACGTGGATTTCTCCTATGAAGTTTCCCGTTCGATTGCTGCTTGTGAAGGTGCTTTATTGATTGTAGATGCAGCACAAAGCATTCAAGCACAAACGATTTCAAATTTATATTTGGCTTTAGAGAATGATTTGGAAATTATTCCAGTATTGAATAAAGTTGATTTACCTAGTGCCAATCCAGAGGAAGTTAGTGACGATATTATTGATTTATTAGGTTGCAAATTAGAAGATATTATACACGCTTCTGGTAAAACTGGATTTGGTGTAGAGAATATTTTGGCAGCCATTATTGAAAAAATTCCAGCTCCAAAAGGAAATAAAGACGAACCTTTACAAGCTTTGATTTTTGATTCTCATTATAATCCGTTCCGAGGAATTGAAGTTATTTTCCGTGTAAAAAATGGAGAAATCAGAAAAGGGCAGAAAATTAAATTCATGGCTACTGGGAATGAATATTTTGCTGATGAAGTAGGAACATTAAAGTTAAATCAAGTTCCAAAAAATGTGATTTCTACTGGAGATGTTGGGTATTTGATTTCTGGAATTAAAGAAGCGAAAGAAGTAAAGGTTGGTGATACCTTAACAGATGCTAAAACGCCAACAACTAATATGATTACGGGATTTGAAGATGTAAAACCGATGGTTTTCGCCGGAATTTATCCTGTTGACACGGAAGATTATGAAGATTTGCGTGCTTCGATGGAGAAACTGCAATTAAATGATGCTTCGTTAGTTTTTACTCCTGAAAGTTCAGCCGCATTAGGGTTTGGTTTCCGTTGTGGATTCCTAGGAATGTTGCATTTAGAAATCATCCAGGAACGTTTGGAACGTGAATATGATATGACTGTAATTACTACGGTTCCCAACGTTTCGTATTTGGCTTACACCAAAAAAGATCCAGAGGTTGGTTTTGTAGTAAACAATCCATCGGATTTACCAGAACCATCAAGGTTAGACCGCGTTGAAGAACCTTTTATAAAAGCAACCATCATTACCAAATCAGATTACGTAGGGAATGTAATGAGTTTGTGTATTGAAAAACGTGGAGTTATTACCAATCAAACTTATTTAACTACTGAAAGAGTAGAATTAAATTTTGATATGCCTTTGGCAGAAATTGTATTCGATTTTTATGATAGATTGAAAACGGTTTCCAAAGGATATGCTTCTTTTGATTATTCGCCAATTGGTATGCGAGCTTCTAAATTAGTTAAATTAGACGTTCTTTTAAACGCACAATCAGTAGATGCCCTTTCGGCTTTAATTCATGAAAGTAATGCGTATAACATTGGTAAAAAAATGTGTGAGAAGTTGCGTGAATTAATCCCTAGACAACAATTTGATATTCCGATACAAGCGGCTATTGGTGCTAAAATCATTGCCCGTGAAACTATAAAAGCCTTACGAAAAGACGTTACTGCTAAATGTTATGGTGGTGATATTTCACGTAAACGAAAATTATTGGAAAAACAGAAAAAAGGAAAGAAAAGAATGCGTTTAGTGGGGAATGTAGAAATTCCACAAGAAGCTTTTATGGCGGTATTGAAATTAAACGATTAA
- a CDS encoding 1-phosphofructokinase family hexose kinase: MKSNQITTLTINPSLDKSTHFTGLIPEQKIRCEKPQYDAGGGGINVSKAIAALDGNSLCIFTSGGSSGEMLEELIQNKDIETNVIRTKNWTRENFIAFDNETKAQYRFGFPGNELSEDEKKDIINTVKEIKTDYLVISGSLNEGLPIDFYQQIAQTAKSSGIKVVVDTSGESLKKVLESGIYLVKPNIGELAKLIGVQRLEQNDIEKAAKTLINNGNAEIVVVSLGAEGALLVSKSQTEFVAAPKVEKKSTVGAGDSMVGGMVWALSQNKTLKEVIQWGVACGTAATMNEGTQLFKKEDALKLFEALQ; encoded by the coding sequence ATGAAATCAAACCAAATTACCACCTTAACCATAAACCCTTCATTAGATAAAAGCACTCATTTTACAGGATTGATACCTGAGCAAAAAATACGTTGTGAAAAACCTCAGTATGATGCTGGCGGAGGAGGAATCAATGTTTCAAAAGCCATTGCAGCACTTGACGGAAACTCACTTTGTATATTCACTTCTGGGGGTTCTTCTGGTGAAATGCTTGAAGAATTAATCCAAAATAAGGATATCGAAACCAATGTCATTCGAACTAAAAACTGGACCAGAGAAAATTTTATTGCCTTTGACAATGAAACTAAAGCACAATATAGATTTGGTTTTCCTGGAAATGAATTGTCAGAGGATGAAAAAAAGGACATTATCAATACAGTAAAAGAAATTAAAACGGATTATTTAGTCATAAGTGGTAGCTTGAATGAAGGTTTACCAATTGATTTCTACCAACAAATTGCTCAAACTGCAAAATCCTCAGGAATAAAAGTAGTAGTAGATACATCAGGTGAGTCCTTGAAAAAAGTATTAGAAAGCGGTATTTATTTGGTCAAACCCAATATAGGAGAATTAGCGAAATTAATAGGTGTCCAACGTTTAGAACAAAACGACATTGAAAAAGCCGCTAAAACTTTAATTAATAATGGTAACGCAGAAATAGTTGTGGTGTCATTGGGAGCAGAAGGAGCTCTATTGGTTTCCAAAAGCCAAACCGAATTTGTTGCTGCACCAAAAGTCGAAAAGAAAAGTACAGTGGGAGCTGGAGATAGCATGGTTGGCGGCATGGTTTGGGCTTTGTCCCAAAATAAAACATTAAAAGAAGTTATTCAATGGGGAGTAGCCTGTGGTACTGCAGCAACTATGAACGAAGGAACGCAACTTTTTAAAAAGGAAGACGCTCTAAAATTGTTTGAAGCATTGCAATAA
- the thiL gene encoding thiamine-phosphate kinase, which produces MLEDKSPQRTSLSQLGEFGLIDHLTKNFDVKQPSTLKSIGDDGAVLDFKDKKVIVSTDLLIEGVHFDLSYMPLRHLGYKAVVVNVSDICAMNAKPTQITVSVAVSNRFPLEAMEELFDGITLAAKFYNVDVIGGDTTSSQKGLIISITAIGEASESDIVYRDGAKNGDLLVVTGDLGSAYMGLQVLEREKQVFQVNPNNQPDLDAYTYLIERQLKPEARHDIRELLSKLEVKPTSMIDISDGLSSEIIHICKQSKVGCNLYEEKIPVDPQFINVCEEFNIDSTTVAINGGEDYELLFTIALEDFDKIKANPNFTVIGHLTQESEGIHLITRANTKIPLKARGWDALEA; this is translated from the coding sequence ATGTTAGAAGATAAATCACCACAACGCACTTCGTTATCGCAATTAGGAGAATTTGGTTTAATTGACCATTTGACCAAAAACTTTGATGTAAAACAACCTTCGACTTTGAAAAGTATCGGAGATGATGGAGCTGTTTTGGATTTTAAAGATAAAAAAGTAATTGTTTCGACTGATTTATTGATTGAAGGTGTTCATTTTGATTTGTCCTATATGCCTTTGCGTCACTTGGGTTACAAGGCTGTTGTTGTAAATGTCTCTGATATTTGTGCGATGAATGCTAAGCCTACTCAGATAACCGTTTCTGTAGCGGTTTCAAATCGTTTCCCTTTAGAAGCTATGGAAGAATTGTTTGATGGAATTACTTTGGCAGCAAAATTCTATAATGTAGATGTTATTGGGGGAGACACAACTTCGTCTCAAAAAGGATTGATTATTTCGATTACGGCTATTGGTGAAGCTTCTGAGTCGGATATTGTATATAGAGATGGCGCAAAAAACGGAGATTTATTGGTTGTTACTGGAGACTTAGGTTCTGCTTACATGGGATTACAAGTTTTGGAAAGAGAAAAACAAGTATTTCAAGTAAATCCAAATAATCAACCCGATTTAGATGCCTATACATATTTAATAGAACGTCAATTAAAACCTGAGGCTCGTCACGATATCAGGGAATTATTATCAAAATTGGAAGTAAAACCTACCTCAATGATTGATATTTCTGATGGTTTATCTTCTGAGATTATTCATATTTGCAAACAATCGAAAGTGGGTTGTAATTTATACGAAGAAAAAATTCCGGTAGACCCGCAATTTATCAATGTTTGCGAAGAATTTAATATTGATTCTACAACCGTTGCTATCAATGGTGGCGAAGATTATGAATTGTTGTTTACGATTGCTTTAGAGGATTTTGATAAGATAAAAGCCAATCCCAATTTTACTGTAATCGGACATTTAACACAAGAAAGTGAAGGAATACATTTGATTACAAGAGCTAATACCAAAATTCCATTAAAAGCAAGAGGCTGGGATGCTTTAGAAGCATAA
- a CDS encoding response regulator → MTNPINILIVDDHPFIIQAYKNALDKYSQQGFEFAVTQANSCKTGYESIKEAKIPFDVAFFDISMPEYAEKGIYSGEDLAALIKTEMPNCKIILLTMHSELLKINNIIKNINPSGLIIKNDLTFDELIFAFDKIINNQSYYSQTVIKLVGQAQYTNIELDAFDKQILFHLSKGVKSKDLPQYIPISLNAVEKRILNISEILEVKGGTETDLINEAKIKGII, encoded by the coding sequence ATGACAAACCCAATCAATATTCTAATTGTAGATGATCACCCTTTTATAATTCAGGCCTATAAAAATGCACTTGATAAATACAGCCAACAAGGATTTGAGTTTGCAGTTACACAAGCCAATAGTTGCAAAACAGGTTATGAAAGTATTAAAGAAGCAAAAATTCCTTTTGATGTTGCTTTTTTTGACATCAGTATGCCAGAATATGCAGAAAAAGGAATTTACTCAGGCGAAGATTTAGCCGCATTGATCAAAACAGAAATGCCTAATTGCAAAATTATTTTGTTAACCATGCATTCTGAATTACTAAAAATCAACAACATCATTAAAAACATTAACCCAAGTGGATTAATTATTAAAAACGATTTGACTTTTGATGAATTGATTTTTGCCTTCGATAAGATTATAAACAATCAAAGCTACTATAGTCAAACGGTTATCAAATTAGTGGGTCAAGCACAATACACCAACATTGAATTAGATGCTTTTGATAAACAAATATTGTTTCATCTATCAAAAGGGGTTAAATCCAAAGATTTACCTCAATATATTCCAATTTCTTTAAATGCAGTTGAAAAACGCATACTAAACATCAGTGAAATATTAGAAGTAAAAGGCGGAACAGAAACCGATTTAATCAACGAGGCCAAAATAAAAGGGATTATATAA
- a CDS encoding tetratricopeptide repeat-containing sensor histidine kinase gives MKFSTLLLSCLIIFSCSKNKSANTINSKKINAKTYFETYKRNLNSGKNNNDIYLIKALSSLKSEENNLNNRNLLSDIVFEFYKNGDKIKLDQSSKLLLDLSISGHDTLNLGMAYRSRGNFYFKIQKLDSSYYFCIKAEKIYAKLKDRKNYANILMNKGIVQYSIGDYLGAEYSLKKAHSIFKDTNVYNRIYGSLDQLGLVSTELKEYEKGIFYFKEALEAIKDLPSKEDREYYTTVCQNNIGYLYLKSREFEKGAYYFEEALKNKLIKNDDPLLYSNLIDNLAYCKLFINKLANTDLSPLFFEALEIRKNLNNPTAVVGSYIHISEYFNKRGDSNQAIKYSLLSLSVAKESKVPLNVVLALKQSSIVDKKKAFQYTDEYIRINDSLQIAERKSRDRFNRMQLETDEIISENKGLAERNRKLLYFFVISVIIGILLFVVRAQRARTRELLYKQAQQKANEDIYNLMMSQQSIIDESRSKEKKRLAQDLHDGILGRMFGLRLNLDSLNSSTEEDAVQKRHELLNELKTIEQDIREISHDLNREKLVLINNFVSIVHNLLEEQKSMHDANVNYNIDDTINWDKIGNAIKINLYRILQEGLQNINKYANAKNINVEIKGDDENVYLKIKDDGIGFDVNKKSKGIGMQNMISRTKECQGIIDINSKKDNGTKIVITIPIQTKQITEQEA, from the coding sequence TTGAAATTTAGTACTTTATTACTTTCATGTCTTATAATTTTCTCTTGTTCAAAAAACAAAAGCGCTAATACTATTAATAGTAAAAAGATTAATGCAAAAACATATTTTGAAACTTATAAACGAAACTTAAATAGTGGTAAAAATAATAATGATATATATCTAATAAAGGCTTTATCATCATTAAAATCTGAAGAAAACAATTTAAACAATCGAAATCTACTATCAGATATTGTGTTTGAATTTTATAAAAATGGAGATAAAATAAAGCTAGACCAGTCTTCAAAACTATTACTTGACCTTTCAATTTCTGGACATGATACATTAAACTTAGGAATGGCATACAGATCAAGAGGCAATTTTTACTTCAAAATTCAAAAACTTGATAGCTCATATTATTTTTGTATTAAAGCAGAAAAAATATATGCTAAGCTAAAAGACAGAAAAAATTATGCTAATATCCTAATGAATAAAGGAATTGTTCAATATTCAATAGGGGATTATTTAGGAGCTGAATATTCACTTAAAAAGGCTCATTCCATTTTTAAAGACACTAATGTTTATAATAGAATTTATGGGTCTTTAGATCAACTTGGTCTTGTTTCAACTGAATTAAAAGAATATGAAAAAGGGATTTTTTATTTCAAAGAAGCTTTAGAAGCAATTAAAGATTTGCCTTCAAAAGAAGATAGAGAATACTACACAACTGTTTGTCAAAACAATATTGGATACCTTTATTTAAAATCAAGAGAATTTGAAAAAGGAGCTTATTACTTTGAAGAAGCTTTAAAAAACAAACTTATTAAAAATGATGACCCATTACTATATTCAAATCTAATTGATAATTTAGCATATTGCAAATTATTTATCAATAAACTTGCAAATACTGATCTTTCACCTTTATTTTTTGAAGCATTAGAAATTAGAAAAAATTTAAATAATCCAACAGCCGTGGTTGGAAGTTATATTCATATTTCTGAATATTTTAATAAACGTGGGGATTCTAATCAGGCAATAAAATACTCCTTATTGTCTCTATCTGTTGCAAAGGAATCAAAAGTGCCTTTAAATGTTGTTTTAGCACTTAAACAATCTTCAATTGTTGATAAAAAGAAAGCTTTTCAATATACTGATGAATATATTAGAATAAATGATAGTCTTCAAATTGCTGAACGTAAATCGAGAGATCGGTTTAATCGTATGCAACTCGAAACAGATGAAATCATCAGTGAAAACAAAGGTCTAGCAGAGAGAAACAGAAAACTACTATACTTTTTTGTTATTTCAGTCATAATAGGAATACTTTTATTTGTAGTTCGTGCACAAAGAGCTAGAACAAGAGAATTATTATACAAGCAAGCACAACAAAAAGCCAATGAAGACATCTACAACCTGATGATGTCTCAACAATCTATTATAGACGAAAGTCGAAGCAAAGAAAAGAAACGTTTGGCACAAGACCTTCACGATGGTATTTTAGGAAGAATGTTTGGGCTACGATTAAATTTAGACAGTTTAAATTCAAGTACTGAGGAAGATGCCGTGCAAAAAAGGCATGAATTGTTAAACGAACTAAAAACAATTGAGCAAGATATTCGTGAAATTTCACATGACTTGAATAGAGAGAAATTAGTTTTAATTAATAACTTTGTTTCCATCGTTCATAATTTACTAGAAGAACAAAAATCGATGCATGATGCTAATGTAAATTATAATATTGATGATACTATTAATTGGGATAAAATAGGAAATGCCATCAAAATTAATTTGTATCGCATATTGCAAGAAGGTTTGCAAAACATCAATAAATACGCTAACGCCAAGAATATTAATGTAGAAATCAAAGGCGATGACGAAAATGTATATCTAAAAATTAAAGATGACGGAATCGGTTTCGATGTCAATAAGAAAAGCAAAGGAATAGGAATGCAAAATATGATATCAAGAACCAAAGAGTGTCAAGGTATCATAGATATTAATTCTAAAAAAGACAACGGAACCAAAATAGTAATCACAATACCTATACAAACTAAACAAATAACCGAACAAGAAGCATGA